The following coding sequences are from one Pseudomonas mendocina window:
- a CDS encoding glycosyltransferase, which yields MRKLFSRRPHPYYIYSYDYRRNSAGVRVLHMLCDALNRSGQEAYVVARNISSKLITPMLSDEVIEYHKAQGIKPVMVYPEVIDGNPLNGETVVRYLLNKPGFLKGTGEYEESDLLFAFKEALLQPGMPLDHVLYLPAIDLEVFKLSDDPSKREPGLVCFYQGREGAAHIDQALLPEGAIEITPNFPATWEELADIFQRCEYFYCGEASALAGEAVLCGCLTVIMASKHAPGTVGHLQNSGFGVAKDLSIEELAQARASMPKLREYQLRKQEEFWLALDRFIEITQRAAAENQVRPGRYELNRWLAKRLPTSVQNRLIGDYLQQHAGGPLIGILILDLSGSSKKLAATIASLRLEKNLYATVNIVVLSVNDVPATSAQGKLHFIKINAHEYVARLNQVVEQSSFDWIMLVNAGDEFTPAGLMMLALELVAAPDCRAVYGDELQRLPNGDLGGAFRPAFNLDMLLAFPTGMASHWLIRRDAFLELGGFDPEFDDALAFELLVRLIEKEGGQGIGHIDEPLLITDAPILRDNSQERLVIERHLAWRGYQGTVSAKLPGRYRINYGHQAQPLVSIIIPTKDQLPILTRCVESLLEKTRYQHYEVLIVDNNSETPEACDWLAQIEGLGADKVRVLRYPHPFNFSAINNAAAAQARGEYLVLLNNDTAIIQEDWLDALLNHAQRPEVGIVGSKLLYPDGSIQHAGVILGLRGPADHPFIGEPIDAPGYMQRLQVDQGYSAVTAACLMIRKSIYDQLGGMDEEAFKVSYNDVDLCLKVREAGYLIVWTPYSIVMHEGSVSQTHVDTAAHAMKRKRFMAEQDAMYEKWLSVLANDPAYNRNLALNGKGFELETDSNLTWRPLTWRPLPTVLAHPADPWGCGNYRVIRPFEALRREGLVDGMMSDGLLQVVDLARYDPDVVILQRQIGDERQEAMRRIKAFSRAFKVYELDDYLPNLPLKSLHREHMPKDILKSLRQGLRFVDRFVVSTQPLAEAFAGLHEDIRVVENRLPVEWWKGLSSRRRRGRKPRVGWAGGVSHTGDLDLIVDVVRELAGEVEWVFMGMCPDAIRPFITEFHGGVDIESYPAALASLDLDLALAPVEQNLFNECKSNLRLLEYGACGFPVICSDLVCYRGDLPVTRVKNRFRDWVDAIRMHISDLDAAAQAGDRLREAVYRDWMLEGENLERWRRAWMPD from the coding sequence ATGCGCAAACTATTTTCCAGACGGCCCCATCCTTATTATATTTACTCATACGATTATCGACGCAACTCGGCAGGGGTTCGGGTTTTACATATGCTGTGTGATGCTTTGAACCGATCAGGGCAAGAAGCATATGTAGTTGCCAGGAATATCTCGTCGAAGCTGATTACCCCAATGCTGAGTGATGAGGTGATTGAATATCACAAGGCTCAGGGGATAAAACCCGTTATGGTTTATCCGGAGGTTATCGACGGTAATCCCCTGAATGGTGAGACGGTAGTTCGCTATCTTCTGAATAAGCCGGGATTTCTTAAGGGGACTGGTGAGTATGAAGAAAGCGATTTGTTGTTTGCATTTAAAGAAGCCCTACTACAACCAGGTATGCCTCTTGATCATGTGCTGTATTTGCCAGCAATAGACTTGGAGGTTTTTAAGCTCTCTGACGACCCTAGTAAGCGTGAGCCGGGGCTAGTATGTTTCTATCAAGGGCGAGAAGGGGCTGCTCATATTGATCAGGCTTTGCTGCCTGAGGGCGCCATCGAGATCACACCTAACTTTCCCGCTACTTGGGAGGAGCTCGCAGATATTTTTCAGCGCTGTGAGTATTTCTATTGTGGGGAAGCTTCGGCCTTGGCGGGTGAGGCTGTTTTATGTGGCTGTTTGACCGTCATCATGGCTAGCAAGCATGCACCTGGTACAGTGGGGCATCTCCAGAATAGCGGTTTTGGTGTTGCTAAAGATCTCAGCATAGAGGAGCTGGCACAGGCCCGTGCCAGCATGCCTAAGTTGAGAGAGTATCAGCTTCGCAAGCAAGAGGAATTCTGGCTTGCGCTGGATCGTTTTATCGAGATAACCCAGAGGGCCGCTGCCGAGAATCAGGTTCGTCCTGGCCGATATGAATTGAATCGTTGGCTCGCGAAACGATTACCAACATCAGTACAGAACCGTTTGATAGGTGATTACCTGCAACAGCATGCTGGCGGGCCTTTGATCGGAATTCTGATTCTCGATCTGTCTGGCAGTAGTAAGAAACTTGCAGCGACTATTGCAAGCCTACGGCTGGAAAAGAACCTTTATGCCACCGTGAATATTGTCGTGTTGTCGGTAAATGACGTGCCGGCTACTTCAGCTCAGGGTAAGTTGCATTTCATAAAGATCAATGCGCATGAGTACGTGGCAAGACTCAATCAGGTGGTAGAGCAGAGCAGCTTTGATTGGATCATGCTGGTCAACGCAGGAGATGAGTTCACGCCGGCTGGCCTGATGATGCTGGCTTTGGAGCTGGTTGCTGCACCGGACTGCCGGGCGGTTTATGGTGATGAATTGCAGCGTTTGCCGAATGGCGATTTGGGGGGGGCGTTCCGACCGGCTTTCAATTTGGACATGCTGCTCGCATTCCCCACGGGCATGGCCAGCCATTGGTTGATCCGACGTGATGCGTTTCTAGAGCTTGGTGGTTTCGACCCGGAGTTTGACGATGCACTGGCGTTCGAGCTGCTGGTACGGCTGATCGAAAAGGAAGGGGGGCAGGGTATCGGTCATATCGATGAGCCGTTATTGATAACTGACGCTCCTATATTGCGGGATAATTCTCAGGAACGTCTGGTCATTGAACGACACCTGGCGTGGCGTGGGTACCAGGGGACTGTATCAGCCAAGTTGCCTGGGCGTTACCGAATTAATTATGGTCATCAAGCGCAGCCATTGGTTTCCATCATCATTCCTACCAAGGATCAACTGCCGATACTCACGCGCTGCGTTGAAAGTTTATTGGAGAAAACCCGCTATCAGCACTACGAAGTGTTGATCGTTGATAACAATAGTGAAACTCCTGAGGCCTGTGACTGGCTGGCGCAAATAGAGGGTCTTGGGGCGGATAAGGTGAGAGTGCTGCGTTATCCGCATCCATTCAATTTTTCGGCGATCAACAATGCGGCGGCTGCTCAGGCCAGGGGCGAATATCTGGTGTTGTTGAACAACGATACTGCGATCATTCAGGAGGACTGGTTGGACGCGCTGCTCAATCATGCGCAGCGTCCAGAGGTTGGCATAGTCGGCTCCAAGTTGCTTTATCCCGATGGCAGTATTCAGCACGCGGGAGTGATACTGGGGCTGCGTGGTCCGGCAGACCACCCTTTCATTGGCGAACCTATAGATGCTCCGGGGTATATGCAGCGTTTGCAGGTCGACCAGGGCTACAGTGCGGTTACAGCAGCCTGCCTGATGATTCGCAAATCGATCTACGATCAGTTGGGGGGGATGGATGAGGAGGCCTTTAAGGTTTCTTACAACGATGTAGACCTGTGCCTGAAAGTTCGCGAGGCCGGTTATCTGATTGTATGGACTCCTTATTCGATCGTCATGCATGAAGGGAGTGTGAGCCAGACCCATGTCGATACGGCCGCTCACGCCATGAAGCGCAAGCGCTTCATGGCAGAGCAAGATGCGATGTATGAGAAGTGGTTATCCGTGCTGGCGAATGACCCTGCCTATAACCGTAACCTTGCTTTGAACGGTAAGGGGTTCGAACTGGAGACGGACAGCAATCTGACCTGGCGACCATTGACCTGGCGTCCTTTGCCAACGGTCTTGGCCCATCCGGCCGACCCATGGGGTTGTGGAAACTACCGCGTGATTCGTCCTTTCGAAGCTCTAAGGCGCGAAGGGCTGGTCGATGGAATGATGTCTGATGGACTACTTCAGGTTGTTGATCTGGCTCGCTATGACCCTGACGTAGTGATCCTGCAACGGCAAATCGGCGATGAGCGTCAGGAGGCCATGCGACGTATCAAGGCCTTCTCGCGGGCGTTCAAGGTATACGAGTTGGATGACTATCTACCCAACCTGCCATTGAAAAGCCTCCACCGTGAACATATGCCGAAAGACATTCTCAAGTCGTTGAGGCAGGGGCTGCGTTTTGTAGACCGCTTCGTCGTTTCCACGCAGCCGCTGGCGGAAGCCTTTGCAGGGCTGCATGAAGATATCCGTGTGGTCGAGAACCGCTTGCCGGTGGAGTGGTGGAAAGGGCTGTCCAGCCGACGTAGGAGAGGCCGAAAACCTCGGGTCGGCTGGGCCGGTGGAGTTAGTCATACCGGCGATCTGGATCTGATCGTCGATGTCGTCCGCGAGTTGGCGGGAGAGGTCGAGTGGGTATTCATGGGCATGTGCCCGGATGCGATCCGGCCCTTCATTACTGAATTTCACGGCGGTGTTGATATCGAGAGCTACCCGGCTGCTCTGGCGAGCCTGGATCTCGATCTGGCGCTTGCACCGGTAGAGCAGAACCTGTTCAACGAATGTAAAAGCAACCTGCGTCTGCTGGAGTATGGTGCCTGCGGCTTTCCAGTGATCTGCAGTGATCTGGTGTGCTATCGCGGTGACCTTCCTGTGACGCGGGTGAAAAACCGCTTCCGCGATTGGGTCGACGCCATCCGCATGCACATCAGTGATCTGGATGCGGCCGCCCAGGCCGGTGATCGTCTACGTGAAGCCGTTTATCGTGACTGGATGCTCGAAGGCGAGAACCTGGAGCGCTGGCGCAGGGCGTGGATGCCGGACTGA
- a CDS encoding flagellin has product MALTVNTNVASLNTQRNLNTSSKGLDTSLQRLSTGYRINSAKDDAAGLQIANRLTSQITGLGVATRNANDGISLAQTAEGALQQSTGILQRMRDLALQSANGSNGAIERSALQGEVAQLQQELNRISDTTSFGGRKILDGSFGSQSFQVGANAYETISVSIGSAATDRIGINRVTTSGGAAQAIASGAAFSATSGSAYSSASFNINSKLSDGDVAIAGAASGSASDVARAINAKSDETGVTANARTVATLGGITASGTVSFNLSGLTSKSLEADAATVSAVVTDLSNLSSLADAINRETGKTGISAVSKGDTIELVSSRGDAIQITNYAGSGGATLQAKSFDGEDDVGAVATIAAGGGARADGQVQLEAADAFQVTGMTGGLGDDGFSELDAVNTIDISTATGAQSALGIINGAISNIDSQRAQLGAVQNRFENTISNLQNIAENSSAARSRIRDTDFAAETSELTKNQILQQAGTAILAQANQLPQAVLSLLG; this is encoded by the coding sequence ATGGCCCTTACAGTCAACACTAACGTTGCGTCCCTCAACACTCAGCGTAACCTGAACACCTCGTCCAAAGGCCTGGATACTTCCCTCCAGCGCCTGTCTACTGGCTACCGCATCAATAGTGCCAAAGACGACGCTGCTGGCCTGCAGATCGCCAACCGCCTGACCAGCCAGATCACTGGCCTGGGCGTAGCGACCCGTAACGCCAACGACGGTATCTCCCTCGCGCAAACCGCTGAAGGTGCCCTGCAGCAGTCCACTGGCATCCTGCAGCGTATGCGTGACCTGGCTCTGCAATCGGCCAACGGTTCCAACGGTGCCATCGAGCGTTCCGCCCTTCAGGGTGAAGTCGCTCAGTTGCAACAAGAGCTGAACCGTATCTCTGATACCACCAGCTTCGGCGGCCGCAAGATCCTCGACGGCAGCTTCGGTTCGCAGAGTTTCCAGGTGGGTGCCAACGCCTACGAAACCATTAGCGTTTCCATCGGCTCCGCTGCTACTGATCGTATCGGTATCAACCGCGTCACCACTTCCGGTGGGGCCGCTCAGGCCATCGCTTCCGGTGCCGCTTTCAGTGCCACCTCGGGCAGCGCCTACAGCAGTGCTTCGTTCAACATCAACTCCAAGCTGTCCGACGGCGATGTCGCGATCGCTGGTGCAGCCAGCGGTTCTGCCAGCGACGTGGCTCGTGCCATCAATGCTAAGAGTGATGAAACTGGCGTGACCGCCAACGCCCGTACCGTGGCAACGCTCGGCGGCATTACTGCTTCGGGTACCGTCTCCTTCAACCTGTCTGGTCTTACCAGCAAGTCTTTGGAGGCCGACGCTGCCACCGTGTCCGCTGTGGTAACCGATCTCTCCAACCTGTCCTCGCTGGCTGACGCCATCAACCGTGAAACTGGCAAAACCGGTATCTCGGCTGTTTCCAAAGGCGACACCATCGAATTGGTCAGCTCGCGTGGTGATGCTATCCAGATCACCAACTACGCTGGTTCGGGTGGTGCGACTCTGCAGGCCAAGAGCTTCGATGGCGAAGACGATGTGGGTGCTGTGGCCACCATCGCCGCCGGTGGCGGTGCTCGCGCCGACGGTCAGGTACAACTCGAGGCAGCCGATGCCTTCCAGGTTACTGGCATGACTGGCGGTCTGGGTGACGATGGCTTCAGTGAACTGGATGCGGTGAACACCATCGACATCAGTACGGCGACGGGGGCGCAGAGTGCTCTGGGTATCATCAACGGTGCGATCTCTAACATCGACAGCCAGCGTGCTCAGCTCGGTGCCGTGCAGAACCGCTTCGAGAACACCATCTCGAACCTGCAGAACATCGCTGAGAACTCTTCCGCTGCTCGTAGCCGGATCCGTGACACCGACTTTGCTGCCGAAACTTCGGAACTGACCAAGAATCAGATCCTGCAGCAAGCCGGTACCGCTATCCTGGCCCAGGCCAACCAGCTGCCGCAGGCCGTACTCAGCCTGCTGGGCTAA
- a CDS encoding FkbM family methyltransferase → MLPDAETCEVCFRFDPHGTIDPEQGLLLRDGARLTVLRQIARYPAMLRLLQGAAIPCDYSVLERQVGDEVYIFGAHQVGVLLARLFQARGGRVRAFLDNDKRKHGAIIEGIPVQGFDRSTMAPGALVVLGSGRYSETIRVDLATKGWINVMTMQAFLAAIDAPYITEDSFRNYHSVLFNQASAFVSAFLCLEDERSREVYDGLIRMRLELDNAAASIRSDFRLEYIEPDFIEAQDIRFYVDAGAYDGDTLARLESRLGAAQNAYLFEPEQRAFEACQRRFADRKAVKVLQAAMSETPCWIPAPRANSCDVLGQLAAGDVQPMADVAGLPLDEVAVGAVSLIKLDIEGAEGSALRGARQVLLRERPKLCVCAYHRSDDLWRLIDTVLALRGDYRVGVRHYSDIIDDTTLYFY, encoded by the coding sequence ATGCTGCCTGACGCCGAAACCTGCGAGGTCTGCTTCCGTTTCGATCCTCATGGAACTATCGACCCAGAGCAGGGGCTTCTCCTACGTGACGGCGCGCGTCTCACGGTGCTGCGTCAGATCGCACGCTACCCGGCGATGTTGCGCTTATTGCAGGGCGCTGCGATACCCTGTGACTATTCCGTGCTGGAGCGACAGGTTGGCGACGAGGTCTACATTTTTGGCGCTCATCAGGTGGGTGTACTGTTGGCTCGCCTGTTCCAGGCACGCGGTGGTCGCGTTCGCGCTTTCCTGGATAACGACAAGCGCAAGCACGGCGCGATCATTGAAGGTATTCCCGTGCAGGGCTTCGACCGTTCAACCATGGCGCCAGGTGCACTCGTGGTCTTGGGGAGTGGGCGTTACAGCGAGACGATTCGCGTTGATCTTGCGACCAAGGGCTGGATCAACGTGATGACCATGCAGGCATTTCTGGCTGCGATCGATGCGCCTTATATCACCGAGGACAGTTTTCGGAACTATCACTCGGTGCTATTCAATCAGGCCTCTGCATTTGTGAGTGCTTTCCTCTGCCTGGAAGACGAGCGCTCGCGCGAAGTGTATGACGGACTTATTCGTATGCGTCTTGAGCTGGACAACGCGGCTGCCTCAATCCGATCCGATTTCCGACTCGAGTACATCGAGCCCGACTTTATCGAAGCACAGGACATCCGTTTCTATGTCGATGCCGGTGCCTACGATGGCGACACGCTCGCGCGGTTGGAGTCACGCTTGGGGGCAGCGCAGAATGCTTATTTGTTTGAGCCAGAGCAGCGCGCTTTCGAGGCTTGCCAGCGCAGGTTTGCTGATCGCAAGGCGGTCAAAGTGTTGCAGGCGGCGATGAGTGAAACGCCGTGCTGGATTCCGGCACCACGCGCCAACAGTTGTGACGTGCTCGGGCAACTGGCTGCCGGCGATGTGCAGCCCATGGCGGATGTCGCGGGCTTGCCGTTGGACGAGGTGGCGGTGGGTGCCGTCAGCCTCATCAAGCTCGATATCGAGGGTGCCGAGGGCTCTGCACTGCGCGGCGCACGTCAGGTGCTCCTGCGTGAGCGACCCAAACTCTGCGTGTGTGCCTATCATCGCAGCGACGATCTGTGGCGGCTGATCGATACGGTATTGGCTCTACGGGGCGATTATCGGGTGGGTGTTCGACACTACTCGGACATCATCGACGACACCACGCTGTATTTTTATTGA
- a CDS encoding bifunctional 2-polyprenyl-6-hydroxyphenol methylase/3-demethylubiquinol 3-O-methyltransferase UbiG, with amino-acid sequence MDSSVSYREHPSYWNDFYQRGHAAAPRLPSQFAAFALGEMLTPDSPMGQIDGVIEFGCGNGRDSQLFAAHGLSVLGLDESIEAIGLCRGAGLPGHARFECCAARQAREAVEVFAEQHSRVAVYARFFLHAISEEDEHSLLALLQATLPEGTPLFLEYRTTADADQHKIFGESHYRRYLDHRATLARITAAGFATVYEIEGRGFAKYREEDALVGRCIAIRNASLA; translated from the coding sequence ATGGATTCCTCCGTGTCGTATCGAGAGCACCCGAGCTACTGGAACGACTTTTACCAGCGAGGTCATGCTGCTGCACCGCGCCTGCCGTCGCAGTTTGCTGCGTTTGCGCTGGGCGAGATGTTGACCCCCGACTCGCCTATGGGGCAGATCGATGGTGTCATCGAGTTTGGTTGCGGAAACGGACGCGACAGCCAGTTGTTCGCAGCCCATGGCCTATCTGTCTTGGGTCTTGATGAGTCGATCGAGGCGATTGGGCTCTGCAGGGGGGCAGGTCTTCCCGGCCATGCCCGTTTTGAGTGTTGTGCAGCGCGTCAGGCTCGGGAGGCTGTAGAGGTATTTGCTGAGCAGCACAGCCGTGTAGCCGTGTATGCGAGGTTTTTCCTGCACGCGATCAGCGAAGAAGACGAGCACAGCCTTCTGGCGTTATTGCAAGCTACCTTGCCGGAGGGTACGCCACTTTTTCTCGAGTACCGCACGACCGCTGATGCGGATCAACACAAGATATTCGGAGAAAGTCACTACAGGCGTTACCTCGATCATCGGGCAACTCTGGCCCGGATTACCGCCGCTGGCTTCGCCACTGTCTATGAGATTGAAGGGCGGGGGTTCGCCAAGTACCGTGAAGAAGATGCCCTGGTAGGTCGCTGTATCGCGATTCGTAACGCCTCGTTAGCCTAG
- a CDS encoding LicD family protein has translation MQELKGKKLVLFGAGRSGEIFAENAKGLEVLAFADNDVKKQGQQLMGFPIIAPERIAESGCEAIVVTTVCPTQRIVEQLTSLGLGDIPLITPDKAVLKGTQNHPFSHPLTKQIARELIVALNELASRADVDLYLDYGTLLGAFREQDFIAWDDDIDMSVKDEQLDALLVLVQKDKSWLPQYHGVEWSVQVVTAGTHRLGVLISFDNAPGERCVLPLELAVTNRVVRDGQSVMSGKMLEFFCPASFFEGHDTVEFFGRRFKTPVNPTGYLDFIYGDWRKPKQNMSFSEYQGIREVPQDQVEEINYQKL, from the coding sequence ATGCAGGAACTGAAAGGTAAGAAACTGGTGCTCTTCGGGGCGGGACGCAGCGGTGAAATCTTCGCTGAAAATGCCAAGGGGCTTGAGGTTCTGGCCTTCGCGGACAATGACGTCAAGAAGCAAGGGCAGCAGCTAATGGGCTTTCCGATCATTGCCCCGGAGCGAATCGCCGAGTCTGGTTGTGAGGCCATCGTCGTTACGACCGTCTGCCCAACCCAGCGTATCGTCGAGCAACTGACCTCTCTGGGCTTGGGCGACATTCCTCTGATTACCCCCGACAAGGCAGTGCTCAAGGGGACCCAGAACCATCCCTTCAGCCATCCGTTGACCAAACAGATCGCGCGTGAACTGATCGTTGCCCTTAATGAACTGGCAAGTCGTGCCGATGTGGATCTTTACCTGGATTACGGAACCTTGCTCGGAGCATTTCGCGAGCAGGACTTTATTGCCTGGGATGACGATATCGACATGTCCGTCAAAGACGAGCAGTTGGATGCGCTGCTTGTGCTTGTCCAGAAGGACAAGAGTTGGCTGCCGCAGTATCACGGTGTCGAATGGTCCGTCCAGGTAGTGACAGCAGGAACTCACCGGCTTGGCGTCTTGATCTCGTTCGATAATGCGCCGGGGGAGCGCTGTGTACTGCCGCTGGAGTTGGCGGTGACGAACCGGGTGGTGCGCGATGGCCAATCGGTGATGTCGGGTAAGATGCTTGAGTTCTTTTGTCCTGCGTCATTCTTCGAAGGCCATGACACGGTTGAGTTCTTTGGTCGTCGCTTCAAAACCCCAGTCAATCCCACCGGCTATCTGGATTTCATTTACGGCGATTGGCGAAAGCCCAAGCAAAACATGTCGTTCAGTGAGTATCAAGGCATTCGGGAAGTGCCTCAGGATCAGGTCGAGGAAATCAATTATCAAAAGCTGTAG
- a CDS encoding flagellar protein FlaG, whose amino-acid sequence MDVSSIKPQVNSTVVRDGGVSNAAETRQKQGLSTIATVSNTDEQAAARAVTPAQDVSREQVEDAVATIQEFVQSVRRSINFAVDDGSGRVVVKVTDAGSGDVIRQIPSEEALKLAENLSEVRSLLFKAEA is encoded by the coding sequence ATGGACGTCAGCTCAATTAAGCCCCAGGTCAATTCCACGGTTGTCCGCGATGGTGGCGTCTCCAATGCTGCCGAGACTCGGCAGAAGCAAGGTCTCTCGACTATCGCGACAGTTTCGAATACTGACGAACAGGCCGCGGCCCGAGCAGTTACACCTGCTCAGGATGTCAGCCGTGAACAGGTCGAGGATGCGGTAGCGACCATTCAGGAATTCGTGCAGTCGGTTCGTCGCAGCATCAACTTTGCAGTCGATGACGGCTCTGGGCGTGTGGTTGTCAAGGTGACGGATGCTGGATCGGGCGATGTGATCCGCCAGATTCCGTCGGAGGAAGCGTTGAAGTTGGCAGAGAATCTGTCAGAAGTGCGCAGCCTTTTGTTCAAGGCCGAGGCATAA
- a CDS encoding NAD(P)-dependent oxidoreductase encodes MTHDQLYEMGKSGMDYQGTCSDSSAIFSVDNLPILQSLTDALEGRHLLVTGGTGFFGRWLLALFQTLQSRGARFEVTVVSRDPERFLMHWPTFRGCRWLHWVASDVRLIPSSLSIDLVVHAAADTSAVGQRDSLELFDIITEGARRVCKLAVECGARRVLLIGSGAQYGLIPAGLPVTEDFLGGCDSTYAGNAYAEAKRAQEVLGSIYAKDYGIDVIMARCFAFSGPGLPLDGHFAIGNFVRDALYADAIVLNSSGQAMRSYLHGADLAGWLLTLLLHGESGQAYNVGSDHAISIADLAHLVAARIAPYKPVCILGQANTSDRSFYVPDISRARGLGLDVWTTLDVSIDSMAHWGRGF; translated from the coding sequence GTGACGCATGATCAGCTCTATGAGATGGGGAAATCCGGTATGGACTATCAGGGCACTTGTTCGGATTCATCGGCCATTTTCTCTGTGGATAATCTGCCCATACTTCAATCGCTGACTGACGCACTTGAAGGACGTCATCTTCTGGTGACCGGAGGAACTGGTTTCTTTGGGCGTTGGTTGTTGGCGCTTTTCCAGACCCTGCAATCGAGAGGGGCTAGGTTTGAGGTCACTGTCGTTTCACGTGACCCTGAACGCTTTCTCATGCACTGGCCAACGTTTCGCGGCTGTCGCTGGTTGCACTGGGTTGCCAGCGATGTGCGCCTTATTCCCTCCAGTCTGTCCATCGATCTGGTAGTGCATGCAGCCGCAGATACCTCGGCAGTTGGCCAGCGTGACTCCCTCGAGTTGTTCGATATCATTACCGAGGGTGCACGGCGCGTTTGTAAACTGGCGGTAGAGTGCGGTGCTCGGCGTGTCCTGCTGATCGGCTCCGGTGCTCAGTACGGTTTGATACCTGCCGGCCTCCCGGTGACTGAGGACTTTCTGGGGGGGTGTGATAGCACTTATGCCGGTAACGCTTATGCGGAAGCTAAACGTGCCCAAGAGGTTCTAGGCTCGATTTATGCAAAAGACTATGGCATCGACGTAATTATGGCGCGCTGTTTTGCATTCTCTGGGCCTGGCTTGCCGCTGGATGGGCATTTTGCGATCGGCAACTTTGTGCGAGATGCCCTTTATGCTGATGCCATCGTGCTGAACTCCAGTGGTCAGGCAATGCGTAGTTACCTGCACGGTGCTGATCTGGCTGGTTGGTTGCTTACCTTGCTGTTGCATGGAGAAAGTGGTCAGGCTTACAACGTTGGTTCAGATCATGCGATCAGCATTGCCGATCTAGCCCATCTTGTCGCTGCCAGAATCGCTCCATACAAGCCTGTTTGCATTCTTGGGCAGGCTAATACGTCTGATCGGTCGTTCTATGTGCCCGATATCAGCCGCGCCCGAGGGCTGGGGCTTGATGTGTGGACAACACTCGATGTCTCTATAGACAGCATGGCTCATTGGGGGCGGGGCTTCTAG
- the fliD gene encoding flagellar filament capping protein FliD: MAGITGIGSGLNIDDIVKALVNAEKAPKTNQLDSLEQKTTTRISAIGTLTGAMNSFKTALDALNKPALFESRTASTSNSSVLKATATPTAPAGTYSVQVQQLAASSKVALQSVSRVGDAPATFNSGTLEISAGNTSISVDVTAANNTLTGMRDAINEAGKSSGISATIITDDSGSRLVLSSTKTGEGNDIKVAVTEDGETTGGNALTTQAFTPEADPDNAGAFLKPSSDSGAGGVISQAKSAKLTIDGLQLVRNSNKIEDALEGVTLDLVAVQSAADLTDGKTINLTVGVDKSSVKSNLQKFVDAYNALITSSAQLTAVVEVEGSKPVAGPLVGDSTVRSVLAGLRNEIVKMTSGGDTGVRALADLGITTGKDGKLAIDDTTLTKALDSNFDQVGSYLTGTDGLMGRLSGFVSDYVGTDGVLKQRDSALRGTLKDIDKQRESLDKRVTSLQDRLYAQYNAMDSLVGQLSRTSDSLSGMLANLPGFVRKDK; the protein is encoded by the coding sequence ATGGCAGGTATTACGGGAATCGGTTCGGGTCTCAACATTGACGATATCGTCAAGGCGTTGGTCAATGCCGAGAAAGCGCCAAAGACCAACCAACTCGACAGTCTCGAGCAGAAGACCACCACCCGTATTTCGGCGATCGGTACGCTCACGGGGGCGATGAACTCCTTCAAGACGGCCCTCGATGCTCTCAACAAGCCTGCCTTGTTCGAGTCGCGCACTGCCAGCACCTCCAACAGCAGTGTGCTCAAAGCCACTGCCACTCCTACAGCGCCCGCAGGCACCTACAGCGTTCAGGTTCAGCAACTGGCTGCCAGCAGCAAGGTTGCCCTGCAGTCCGTCTCGCGTGTGGGTGATGCCCCGGCTACTTTCAACAGCGGTACGCTGGAAATTTCCGCCGGCAACACCAGCATCAGTGTTGATGTCACAGCGGCCAACAACACGCTTACCGGTATGCGTGACGCGATAAACGAAGCCGGGAAAAGCAGTGGTATAAGCGCCACCATCATTACCGATGATTCTGGTTCCCGCCTAGTACTGAGTTCGACCAAGACTGGCGAAGGCAATGACATCAAGGTAGCGGTTACCGAAGATGGTGAAACGACCGGCGGCAATGCCCTGACTACTCAAGCGTTCACGCCAGAAGCTGATCCTGATAATGCTGGCGCTTTCCTCAAGCCAAGCTCGGACAGTGGTGCGGGTGGGGTAATCAGCCAAGCCAAGTCTGCGAAACTGACCATCGATGGCCTGCAACTGGTGCGTAACAGTAACAAGATCGAGGATGCGCTCGAGGGTGTTACGCTCGACTTGGTCGCCGTACAGAGCGCCGCTGATCTGACGGATGGCAAGACCATCAACCTGACCGTCGGCGTCGACAAGTCCAGTGTGAAGAGCAACCTGCAAAAGTTCGTCGACGCCTACAACGCCTTGATCACGTCTTCGGCCCAGCTCACTGCGGTCGTCGAAGTGGAGGGTTCCAAGCCAGTGGCAGGCCCGCTGGTTGGCGATTCCACGGTGCGCAGCGTTCTAGCGGGTCTGCGCAATGAGATCGTCAAGATGACCAGTGGTGGTGATACGGGCGTACGCGCCTTGGCCGACTTGGGTATCACCACAGGCAAGGACGGCAAGCTGGCGATCGATGACACCACGCTGACCAAGGCCCTCGACAGCAATTTCGATCAGGTGGGCAGCTACCTCACCGGTACGGACGGCCTGATGGGGCGTCTTTCCGGTTTCGTTTCGGATTATGTAGGCACCGACGGCGTCCTGAAGCAGCGCGACAGCGCCTTGCGTGGCACGCTGAAGGACATCGACAAGCAACGTGAGTCGCTCGACAAGCGCGTCACCAGCCTGCAAGACCGTCTTTATGCTCAGTACAACGCAATGGATTCCCTGGTAGGCCAGCTTTCACGTACCAGTGATAGCTTGAGCGGCATGCTCGCCAACCTGCCGGGCTTCGTCAGAAAGGATAAGTAA